The following coding sequences lie in one Spirochaetaceae bacterium genomic window:
- a CDS encoding nucleoside hydrolase gives MTFPQIPDAVRLERLRPPAGRVRMVLDTDTYNETDDQFALVHALLSPERLAVEAVHAAPFHNARSDGPGHGMELSYQEILRLLERLGRSADGFAFRGSTGYLGAGGQPCESEAVRDLVARGLASPADDPLYVVAIGAITNVASALLAEPALAGKIVVVWLGGHALTWPHTREFNLRQDVPAARVVLDCGVPLVLVPCMGVTSHLHTSVPEIDRHVATHGELGAFLASRFKEMRADHFGWSRVLWDVATIAWLLDPAWVPTELVPSPVLTDQVTWSVDRRRHLVRCASFVHRDPIFRDLFRKLAAA, from the coding sequence ATGACGTTTCCTCAGATCCCCGACGCGGTCCGCCTGGAGCGGCTGCGGCCGCCCGCCGGCCGGGTGCGCATGGTGCTCGACACCGACACCTATAACGAGACCGACGACCAGTTCGCGCTGGTGCACGCGCTGCTCTCCCCGGAGCGGCTTGCCGTGGAGGCGGTCCACGCGGCGCCGTTCCACAACGCCCGCTCCGACGGGCCGGGGCACGGCATGGAGCTGAGCTACCAGGAGATCCTCCGCCTCCTGGAGCGACTCGGCCGCTCCGCCGACGGGTTCGCGTTCCGCGGCTCCACCGGCTACCTGGGCGCCGGCGGGCAGCCGTGCGAGTCGGAGGCGGTGCGCGACCTGGTCGCCCGCGGCCTGGCCAGCCCTGCCGACGACCCGCTCTACGTGGTGGCCATCGGGGCGATCACCAACGTGGCCTCGGCGCTGCTGGCCGAGCCGGCGCTGGCGGGGAAGATCGTGGTGGTGTGGCTGGGCGGCCACGCCCTGACCTGGCCCCACACGCGCGAATTCAACCTGCGCCAGGACGTGCCCGCCGCGCGCGTGGTGCTCGACTGCGGCGTGCCGCTGGTGCTGGTGCCGTGCATGGGGGTGACCAGCCACCTGCACACCTCGGTCCCGGAGATCGACCGCCACGTGGCGACGCACGGCGAGCTGGGCGCGTTCCTGGCGTCCCGCTTCAAGGAGATGCGCGCCGACCACTTCGGCTGGTCGCGGGTGCTGTGGGACGTGGCCACCATCGCCTGGCTGCTCGACCCGGCCTGGGTGCCGACCGAGCTGGTGCCGAGCCCGGTGCTGACCGACCAGGTTACCTGGAGCGTCGACCGGCGCCGCCACCTGGTCCGCTGCGCCAGCTTCGTGCACCGCGACCCGATCTTCCGCGACCTGTTCCGCAAGCTCGCCGCCGCCTGA
- a CDS encoding Gfo/Idh/MocA family oxidoreductase — MNNTEKNKYRVVIVGTGSIARAHARACLQNDQTDLVAACDVSQKALDSFIRQFQVERSYTRLDEMLEKEPIDVAIICTWQVNHAELGTRIAESRRVKAILVEKPFTVNAAEAEALIAACRNSGVFVAEAWKFRHHPMHLKAKEIIERGGIGEVLQVNSTFCHPFEDRQPLVNWYWQRGKAGGAIYIVACYNIHHARFIFGEQPERVFATQIPGVEVDDAASIMLIFSGGRTAQITSGFTSWHSQNVEVMGTHGLLQIEDLAWNNEDRAVVLKQKTRDGVAHYEFNPTFQFSLQLQHLCEVLDTGAPHRISPQDSIAQMKVIDAVFESLKSGKAVVL, encoded by the coding sequence ATGAACAACACAGAGAAAAACAAGTATCGGGTAGTCATCGTTGGCACGGGATCCATTGCCCGGGCACATGCGAGGGCGTGTTTGCAAAACGACCAGACCGATCTCGTGGCCGCCTGCGATGTTTCGCAGAAAGCCCTGGACTCGTTCATCCGGCAGTTCCAAGTCGAGCGCAGCTACACCCGACTCGATGAGATGCTGGAGAAGGAACCGATCGACGTCGCGATTATCTGCACCTGGCAGGTAAATCACGCCGAGCTGGGAACCCGCATCGCAGAATCACGGCGCGTGAAGGCCATTCTTGTTGAGAAACCCTTTACCGTGAACGCGGCCGAAGCCGAGGCGCTGATCGCCGCCTGCCGAAACAGCGGCGTGTTCGTCGCTGAGGCGTGGAAGTTTCGCCACCACCCTATGCATTTGAAAGCCAAGGAGATCATCGAGAGGGGCGGTATCGGGGAGGTTCTACAGGTGAACAGCACCTTCTGCCACCCGTTTGAGGACCGCCAACCGCTCGTGAATTGGTACTGGCAACGAGGCAAGGCGGGCGGGGCGATCTACATCGTAGCATGTTACAACATACACCATGCGAGGTTCATCTTTGGCGAGCAGCCGGAGCGAGTATTTGCCACTCAGATTCCGGGTGTCGAGGTGGATGATGCCGCCTCCATCATGCTGATCTTTTCCGGTGGCCGCACGGCACAGATTACCTCGGGTTTTACCTCCTGGCATTCCCAGAACGTGGAGGTCATGGGCACCCACGGCCTGCTGCAAATCGAGGACCTGGCGTGGAACAATGAGGATCGGGCGGTGGTACTGAAACAGAAAACGAGAGACGGCGTGGCGCATTATGAGTTCAACCCTACGTTTCAGTTCAGCCTGCAACTGCAGCACCTGTGTGAGGTGCTGGATACGGGTGCGCCGCACCGCATATCGCCCCAGGACAGCATCGCTCAGATGAAGGTGATCGATGCAGTGTTCGAATCCCTCAAGAGCGGTAAAGCGGTGGTGTTGTAG
- a CDS encoding ester cyclase codes for MSRERCEEVMRRYLAEVLGERKLEVISQIAAEDMVDHSQPKPGRKGLERHAGGFLAAVPDAQIVIDHIVAGEDTVVGIWHWRGTPVVELFGVPPTGREVENRTASIFKLRDGLLVDYTHISDGLSTVRQMGAELTIPSA; via the coding sequence ATGAGCAGGGAACGTTGTGAAGAAGTAATGCGTCGTTACCTCGCCGAGGTGCTTGGAGAGAGGAAGCTCGAGGTGATCAGCCAGATAGCCGCCGAGGACATGGTCGACCACTCCCAGCCGAAACCGGGCCGCAAGGGCCTGGAGAGACACGCCGGCGGCTTCCTCGCCGCGGTACCGGACGCTCAGATCGTCATCGACCACATCGTGGCCGGCGAGGACACTGTCGTGGGCATCTGGCACTGGCGCGGGACGCCGGTGGTGGAGCTCTTTGGCGTACCGCCGACAGGGCGCGAGGTGGAAAACCGTACCGCGAGCATCTTCAAGCTGCGTGATGGCCTGCTCGTCGACTACACGCACATCAGCGATGGACTCTCAACCGTCCGTCAGATGGGCGCTGAACTGACCATCCCTTCCGCCTGA
- a CDS encoding AAA family ATPase, which yields MSTPPTHPRIPYGEADFRRIRLNRWLYVDKTPFLRRLEQERYAFLIRPRRFGKSLWASVLENYYDRFWADGFDATFAGTDIGQDPTGEQSRYVTLRFDFSTVNDALDTLEREFETYCLIELRGTLRRHPDLFPEAAVRDILEPPSIATKLAELFRYAGDHDIPLYVIIDEYDNFANTVLAYHGAEAYHSFTHGGGFYRNFFATLKFGAGRTGGGLERLFITGVSPVTMDDVTSGFNIGTNISLEPDFNEMVGFTEPEVRHLVEAYRELGVFNQDATTAMDIMGEWYNGYRFAKAAETDLYNTDMVLYYLKHSMPNREVPDELIDTNVRIDYGKLRHLLVTGRQLNGNFDLLRDVIGEEQVDTRIRPGFPLQDLTDPENFYSLLHYFGLLSIRDVVERVPRLAIPNQTVKRLMYGYLRDAYRDVGVFAVNLFRFEQLMMRMANAGEWRPVLEFLSEAIARQTGILDYISGEKVIQGFLAAYLSVTDYYVFRSEAELGKGHADICLEPLAARYPHLQRGYLIELKYLNRRRRLQRSECPQRGESADDAGVAAAAGQATAQLKRYLADERLARQFPGVRFIGLVVVFHGWELVFCDEVQR from the coding sequence GTGAGTACGCCACCCACGCACCCGCGCATTCCCTACGGGGAGGCCGACTTCAGGCGTATCCGCCTGAACCGGTGGCTGTACGTCGACAAGACCCCCTTCCTGCGGCGCCTGGAGCAGGAGCGCTACGCCTTCCTGATCCGCCCGCGCCGCTTCGGCAAGTCGCTGTGGGCGTCGGTGCTGGAAAACTACTACGACCGCTTCTGGGCCGACGGCTTCGACGCCACCTTTGCCGGCACCGACATCGGGCAGGACCCGACCGGGGAACAGAGCCGCTACGTCACCCTGCGCTTCGATTTTTCAACCGTCAACGACGCGCTCGACACCCTGGAGCGGGAATTCGAGACCTACTGCCTGATAGAGCTTCGCGGGACCCTACGGCGGCATCCCGATCTGTTTCCCGAAGCGGCAGTGCGGGACATCCTGGAGCCGCCCTCCATCGCCACCAAGCTGGCCGAGCTATTCCGGTACGCGGGCGACCACGACATCCCACTGTACGTGATCATTGACGAGTACGACAACTTCGCCAACACCGTGCTGGCGTACCACGGCGCGGAGGCGTACCACTCCTTCACCCACGGCGGCGGCTTCTACCGCAACTTCTTCGCCACCCTGAAGTTCGGGGCGGGGCGCACGGGCGGCGGTCTGGAGCGGTTGTTCATCACCGGGGTGTCGCCGGTCACCATGGACGACGTAACCAGCGGCTTCAACATCGGCACCAACATCAGCCTGGAGCCAGACTTCAATGAGATGGTCGGCTTCACCGAGCCGGAGGTGCGGCACCTGGTGGAGGCCTACCGGGAGTTGGGAGTGTTCAACCAGGACGCCACTACCGCCATGGATATCATGGGCGAGTGGTACAATGGCTATCGGTTCGCCAAGGCAGCCGAGACCGATCTGTACAACACCGACATGGTGCTGTACTACCTGAAGCATTCGATGCCGAACCGTGAGGTGCCGGATGAACTGATCGATACCAACGTGCGCATCGACTACGGCAAGCTGCGTCACCTGCTGGTGACCGGGCGGCAACTCAACGGCAACTTCGACCTGCTGCGCGACGTGATCGGCGAGGAGCAGGTGGACACCCGCATCCGGCCCGGCTTCCCCCTGCAAGACCTCACCGACCCGGAGAATTTCTATTCTCTGCTGCACTACTTCGGGCTGTTGAGCATCCGCGACGTGGTGGAGCGGGTGCCGCGACTGGCGATCCCGAACCAGACCGTGAAGCGGCTGATGTACGGCTACCTGCGCGACGCCTACCGCGACGTGGGGGTGTTCGCGGTCAACCTGTTCCGGTTCGAGCAGTTGATGATGCGGATGGCCAACGCGGGCGAGTGGCGACCGGTACTGGAGTTCCTGAGCGAGGCGATCGCGCGGCAGACCGGGATACTCGACTACATCAGTGGCGAGAAGGTCATACAGGGGTTCCTGGCCGCCTACCTGAGCGTGACCGACTACTACGTGTTCCGCTCGGAGGCGGAACTGGGCAAGGGGCACGCGGACATCTGCCTGGAGCCGCTGGCGGCCCGCTATCCGCACCTGCAGCGTGGCTACCTGATCGAGCTGAAGTACCTCAATCGCCGTCGGCGCTTGCAGCGCTCTGAGTGCCCTCAGCGCGGCGAGTCGGCGGACGACGCCGGCGTGGCGGCGGCGGCCGGACAGGCGACGGCGCAACTCAAGCGGTACCTGGCGGACGAGCGGCTGGCGCGGCAGTTTCCGGGGGTGCGCTTCATCGGCCTGGTCGTGGTGTTCCACGGCTGGGAGCTGGTGTTCTGCGACGAGGTGCAGCGGTGA